Part of the Triticum aestivum cultivar Chinese Spring chromosome 4D, IWGSC CS RefSeq v2.1, whole genome shotgun sequence genome is shown below.
CTCGCGAGCTTGGTGACACGGCTATGGTGGAGAGGCATGAGCAGTGGATGGCGAAGTTCAACCGTGTTTACAAGGACGGCACCGAGAAGGCGCAGCGGTTTGAGGTGTTCAAAGCCAACGTTGCCTTCATCGAGTCGTTCAACGCCGAAAACCGTAAGTTCTGGCTCGGTGTCAACCAGTTCACCGACCTCACCAATGACGAGTTCAGGGCAACCAAGACCAACAAGGGATTGAAAATGAGCGGCGGTAGGGCTCCAACTGGGTTCAAGTACAGTAATGTCAGCATCGACGCGCTTCCAACCGCTGTTGATTGGAGGACCAAGGGTGTTGTCACTCCTATCAAAGACCAAGGCCAATGTGGTAAGTGGATTTAGGTAGTATATCTACATTATGTTCCGCTCCCATGATAACTCGAATCACACTAAGGACGACCCTATTATTGCAGGTTGTTGTTGGGCATTTTCCGCTGTGGTGGCAACTGAAGGCATTGTGAAGTTGAGCACGGGGAAGCTCATCTCGTTGTCTGAGCAAGAGCTGGTTGATTGTGATGTCCATGGTGTGGATCAAGGTTGTGAGGGTGGTGAGATGGACGAcgccttcaagttcatcatcaagaaTGGTGGCCTCACCACCGAGGCCAACTACCCATACACGGCACAAGACGGACAGTGCAAGACCAGCATTGCAAGCAACAGTGTTGCAACCATCAAGGGCTACGAGGATGTGCCC
Proteins encoded:
- the LOC123099435 gene encoding senescence-specific cysteine protease SAG39-like, which translates into the protein MAIPKALLLAIVGCICLCSSAVLSARELGDTAMVERHEQWMAKFNRVYKDGTEKAQRFEVFKANVAFIESFNAENRKFWLGVNQFTDLTNDEFRATKTNKGLKMSGGRAPTGFKYSNVSIDALPTAVDWRTKGVVTPIKDQGQCGCCWAFSAVVATEGIVKLSTGKLISLSEQELVDCDVHGVDQGCEGGEMDDAFKFIIKNGGLTTEANYPYTAQDGQCKTSIASNSVATIKGYEDVPANDESSLMKAVANQPVSVAVDGGDVIFQHYSGGVMTGSCGTDLDHGIAAIGYGMTSDGTKYWLLKNSWGTTWGESGYLRMEKDISDKSGMCGLAMQPSYPTE